Proteins encoded within one genomic window of Panicum virgatum strain AP13 chromosome 1N, P.virgatum_v5, whole genome shotgun sequence:
- the LOC120657059 gene encoding uncharacterized protein LOC120657059, protein MVPSFLGCFPSIHTLHVQSGGGDEPIGEPNFNFWLEASPIKCLKSTLRKVVAKNFRGYGSEFSFLRFIWERAKVLQKLVVDLASGDDPALIEEIRTKLKSVCVKRVKGRNSMFMLRSGGSRWCLKIASNLTRSDPFDF, encoded by the exons ATGGTGCCAAGCTTCCTGGGATGCTTTCCTTCTATCCACACTTTGCACGTGCAG TCTGGTGGAGGTGACGAGCCCATTGGAGAGCCCAATTTCAACTTCTGGCTGGAGGCTAGCCCCATCAAGTGCTTGAAGTCAACACTGAGAAAGGTGGTGGCCAAGAACTTCCGAGGGTATGGCAGtgagttttcattccttagGTTCATATGGGAGAGGGCAAAGGTGCTTCAAAAATTGGTGGTCGATTTGGCTAGTGGAGATGATCCTGCTTTGATTGAGGAGATCCGCACCAAACTGAAATCAGTTTGTGTGAAAAGGGTGAAAGGCCGCAATTCAATGTTTATGCTGCGTTCTGGAGGAAGCAGATGGTGCTTAAAGATAGCGTCCAACCTTACCCGAAGTGACCCGTTTGATTTCTGA